One part of the Chryseobacterium sp. 7 genome encodes these proteins:
- a CDS encoding lysophospholipid acyltransferase family protein → MSLISKNDLIKASGLNKIGFLKNPVASAVMSIAKINEVNRLYDKLKDKEGKDFFDSFVRERNLSYVAFEEDLAKIPKTGPFILVSNHPLGAIDGILMCKVLSEVRPDFKVMGNFLLEKIKPMEPYVIAVNPFENRKEAYSSSSGMRETLKHLQNGGCVGIFPAGEVSNKNNPYGEILDKEWEKTALKLIRMAKVPVVPMYFHAKNSRLFYQVAKLHPNLQTLMLPAEMMNDREKPIRIRIGRPITVKAMDEMETIEELGEFLKRKVYMMKSYYEKRKSLAQSINLQNLSVKFPLLKEENIVQNIIDETPVEDIIKDVDKLRGTDKMLFSNGNYEIYFTTYEEIPSIMREIGRQRELTFRAVGEGSNLPFDLDEYDKHYHHLFLWDNGEKKLAGAYRMALGREVMKKYGIKGFYTSSLFEFEQDIHPFFKKVIEMGRAYICQEYQQKPLPLFLLWRGIVHVCLRNPDHKFLMGGVSISNKFSEFSKSLMIEFMRSNYFDSAVAQYITPRNEYKVKLRDRDKNIFFEEMESDLNKLDKIIDDLEPELRLPVLIKKYIKQNAKVIAFNVDPNFNDAIDGLMYIRISDLPENTIKPVLEEMSEQIRKEQENNPADNQ, encoded by the coding sequence ATGAGTTTAATTTCGAAAAACGATCTGATCAAAGCTTCCGGCTTAAATAAAATTGGGTTTCTCAAGAACCCGGTAGCATCTGCTGTGATGAGCATTGCTAAAATAAATGAAGTAAATAGACTATACGACAAACTAAAAGACAAGGAAGGCAAAGACTTTTTCGACTCATTTGTGAGAGAAAGAAACCTAAGCTATGTAGCTTTTGAAGAGGATCTGGCAAAGATTCCGAAAACGGGACCGTTTATTCTGGTTTCCAATCACCCGCTCGGTGCTATTGACGGAATTCTTATGTGCAAGGTCTTATCAGAGGTTCGTCCGGATTTCAAGGTAATGGGGAATTTCCTTTTGGAAAAAATCAAACCTATGGAACCGTACGTAATCGCTGTAAATCCTTTTGAAAACAGAAAAGAAGCTTACAGCAGCTCTTCAGGAATGCGTGAAACACTCAAGCATTTACAAAACGGAGGCTGTGTAGGTATTTTTCCGGCAGGAGAAGTTTCCAACAAAAACAATCCTTACGGAGAAATTTTAGATAAGGAATGGGAAAAAACGGCACTTAAGCTGATCAGAATGGCTAAAGTGCCGGTAGTTCCTATGTATTTTCATGCAAAGAACAGCCGACTTTTTTATCAGGTGGCCAAACTTCACCCGAATTTGCAGACGCTGATGCTTCCTGCGGAAATGATGAATGACAGGGAAAAACCTATCAGAATCAGAATCGGACGCCCTATTACGGTGAAGGCAATGGATGAAATGGAGACGATTGAGGAATTGGGAGAGTTTCTTAAACGCAAGGTATATATGATGAAATCTTACTATGAAAAGAGAAAATCCCTTGCCCAAAGTATCAATCTTCAGAATTTATCTGTAAAATTTCCTTTACTGAAGGAAGAAAATATTGTTCAGAACATCATTGACGAAACTCCTGTGGAAGACATCATAAAAGATGTTGACAAGCTGAGAGGAACTGATAAAATGCTGTTCAGCAACGGAAATTATGAGATCTACTTCACGACTTACGAAGAAATTCCTTCTATCATGAGGGAAATCGGACGTCAGAGAGAGCTTACTTTCCGTGCGGTAGGTGAAGGAAGTAATCTTCCGTTTGACCTTGATGAATATGATAAACATTACCACCACCTGTTCCTTTGGGATAACGGTGAGAAAAAACTGGCTGGAGCCTACAGAATGGCACTGGGTAGAGAGGTAATGAAAAAATATGGCATCAAAGGCTTCTACACAAGCTCTTTATTTGAGTTTGAACAGGACATTCATCCTTTCTTCAAAAAGGTGATCGAAATGGGCCGTGCTTACATCTGTCAGGAATACCAACAGAAACCTCTTCCACTCTTCCTTTTATGGAGAGGAATTGTGCATGTATGCCTGAGAAATCCTGATCATAAATTCCTTATGGGTGGTGTGAGTATTTCCAACAAATTCTCGGAATTCTCAAAATCACTGATGATCGAATTTATGCGTTCCAATTATTTTGATTCCGCGGTAGCTCAATATATCACTCCAAGGAATGAATATAAGGTAAAGCTTCGTGACAGGGATAAAAACATTTTCTTTGAGGAAATGGAATCTGACCTTAACAAGCTGGATAAAATCATTGATGACCTTGAACCCGAATTAAGACTTCCTGTTCTGATCAAAAAATACATCAAGCAGAATGCTAAAGTAATCGCTTTCAATGTAGATCCAAATTTCAATGATGCGATTGACGGATTGATGTACATCCGAATCAGTGATCTTCCGGAAAACACGATTAAACCGGTATTGGAAGAGATGAGTGAACAGATCAGAAAAGAGCAGGAAAATAATCCGGCTGATAATCAGTAA
- a CDS encoding glutamine--tRNA ligase/YqeY domain fusion protein has product MEEEKKSLNFIEQIIEDDLANGLKRDQIRFRFPPEPNGYLHVGHTKAICINFGLGEKYNAPVNLRFDDTNPEKEEQEFVDSIMKDVEWLGFKWDKVLYASDYFQQLYDWAVQLIKEGKAYVDEQPSEVITEQRKNPAEPGIESPYRNRPVEESLDLFERMKNGEFESGSMSLRAKIDMVSPNMNMRDPVMYRILNKPHHRTGTAWKIYPMYDWAHGESDYIEQISHSLCSLEFENHRPLYNWYLDQVYEDGKVKNKQREFARMNVSYMITSKRKLQRLVAEGVVTGWDDPRMPTISGMRRKGYTPTSIRNFIDKVGVAKRENLIEIQLLDFCVREDLNKVAKRVMAVVDPVKLVIENYPEDKEEWLETENNPEQENAGTREVPFSRELYIEREDFKEEANNKFFRLKLGGEVRLKSAYIIKAERVEKDENGEITAIYATYDEKSRSGSGTEESLRKVKGTLHWVSAKHALPVEVRTYNHLFTVEQPDAEKDVDFLNFINPESIAIVKGFAEPSLKEVAVGEPLQFQRIGYFTKDQDSTDDALVFNRTVTLKDSFKPE; this is encoded by the coding sequence ATGGAAGAAGAAAAAAAATCACTCAATTTTATTGAGCAAATTATTGAAGATGATCTGGCAAACGGTTTGAAAAGAGATCAGATCCGTTTCCGTTTTCCACCTGAACCGAATGGTTATCTGCATGTAGGTCACACAAAAGCGATCTGCATCAACTTCGGTCTTGGTGAAAAATACAATGCTCCCGTAAACCTTCGTTTTGACGATACGAACCCTGAAAAAGAAGAGCAGGAATTCGTAGATTCTATCATGAAAGATGTTGAATGGTTAGGTTTCAAATGGGATAAAGTGTTGTACGCATCCGATTACTTCCAGCAGCTTTATGATTGGGCAGTTCAGTTAATTAAAGAAGGAAAAGCTTACGTAGATGAGCAGCCGTCTGAAGTGATTACTGAGCAAAGAAAGAACCCTGCAGAACCGGGAATTGAATCTCCATACAGAAACCGTCCTGTTGAAGAGTCGTTAGATTTATTCGAAAGGATGAAAAACGGAGAATTTGAAAGTGGTTCAATGTCTCTTCGTGCAAAAATCGACATGGTTTCGCCCAACATGAATATGCGTGACCCTGTTATGTACAGAATTTTGAATAAGCCTCACCACAGAACCGGTACAGCCTGGAAAATTTATCCAATGTACGACTGGGCTCATGGTGAATCCGACTATATTGAACAAATTTCGCATTCACTTTGCTCTTTGGAGTTTGAAAACCACAGACCTTTGTACAACTGGTATTTGGATCAGGTTTATGAAGATGGAAAGGTAAAAAACAAGCAGAGAGAATTTGCAAGGATGAATGTTTCCTATATGATTACTTCCAAAAGAAAGCTTCAGAGACTGGTAGCTGAAGGGGTAGTAACCGGATGGGATGATCCTAGAATGCCTACCATTTCAGGGATGAGAAGAAAAGGATATACTCCAACTTCTATCAGAAACTTTATTGATAAAGTAGGGGTGGCGAAAAGAGAAAACCTTATCGAAATTCAATTGCTTGATTTCTGTGTACGTGAAGACCTGAACAAGGTAGCTAAGCGTGTAATGGCGGTAGTAGATCCTGTAAAATTAGTGATCGAAAACTATCCTGAAGACAAGGAAGAATGGTTAGAGACTGAGAACAATCCTGAACAGGAAAATGCAGGAACAAGAGAAGTTCCATTCTCAAGAGAGCTTTATATTGAACGTGAAGACTTCAAAGAAGAAGCGAACAATAAATTCTTCAGACTTAAATTAGGCGGTGAAGTTCGTTTGAAATCTGCTTATATCATTAAAGCTGAAAGAGTAGAGAAGGACGAAAATGGTGAGATCACTGCCATCTACGCTACGTATGATGAGAAGAGTAGATCCGGAAGCGGAACAGAGGAAAGTTTAAGAAAAGTAAAAGGAACTTTACATTGGGTATCTGCAAAACATGCTCTTCCTGTAGAAGTGAGAACTTACAATCACTTGTTTACAGTAGAACAGCCTGATGCGGAAAAAGATGTAGACTTCTTAAACTTCATCAATCCTGAATCTATAGCAATAGTAAAAGGATTTGCTGAGCCAAGCCTGAAGGAGGTTGCAGTTGGTGAGCCATTACAGTTCCAGAGAATTGGGTATTTTACAAAAGATCAGGATTCTACAGACGATGCATTGGTGTTTAACCGTACAGTAACGTTAAAAGATTCTTTTAAACCTGAATAA
- a CDS encoding alpha/beta hydrolase produces MAVYILSNRKIVRHKGESLDSFSNDEYSIPNFRIAKCDFDNYKEPTAQAKKKKGYTNRNIVNYKLFSEPEKQGYEEVLDVLLSEKGIKKSTLTANNLGGTQKMFYELYKNMSSTKDRSDVLIFIHGYLYDFDDELKAIIDLKKIFIDNPASPVEHILFVSWPASGSMIPLSYFDDKASSINSGSSLMRMFYFYTQFLKDIFSNRDLKPCNQRIHIMAHSLGNRVLQSMLYSLKKENILRVIDQVLLLNADVSYKVFEDSEDSYNKLPLLANQISIYLNRQDLILGASQFTKNILTPRLGKNGPSNIDQYKDIVSIIDCTFVKDDLLNSFKYEVGNHWGYLSSSQVQNDIFQNLYGIDRNLITNRSKDNENIFTIIS; encoded by the coding sequence ATGGCCGTTTATATCTTAAGTAACCGGAAAATTGTACGTCATAAAGGGGAGAGCCTGGACTCTTTTTCTAATGACGAATACTCTATTCCCAATTTCAGAATCGCCAAATGTGATTTTGATAATTATAAGGAACCGACTGCTCAGGCCAAAAAGAAAAAAGGCTACACCAACAGGAATATTGTAAATTATAAGCTTTTCTCCGAGCCGGAAAAACAGGGCTATGAAGAAGTTTTGGACGTTTTGTTGAGCGAAAAAGGGATTAAAAAATCCACTCTCACAGCCAATAATCTTGGCGGAACCCAAAAAATGTTTTATGAACTGTACAAAAATATGTCTTCCACAAAGGACAGAAGTGATGTACTTATATTTATCCACGGTTATCTGTATGATTTTGACGATGAATTAAAGGCTATTATTGATCTTAAGAAAATATTCATTGATAATCCGGCATCTCCTGTAGAACATATTTTATTTGTAAGCTGGCCGGCTTCAGGAAGTATGATTCCGTTGAGCTATTTTGATGATAAAGCTTCCAGTATCAATTCCGGTTCCTCTCTGATGAGAATGTTTTACTTCTATACTCAGTTTTTAAAAGATATTTTTTCCAACAGGGATCTGAAACCCTGCAACCAAAGAATTCATATCATGGCCCATTCTTTGGGAAACAGAGTACTTCAAAGCATGCTTTACAGTCTTAAAAAAGAGAATATTCTGCGTGTTATCGACCAGGTTTTACTGCTGAATGCGGATGTAAGCTATAAAGTATTTGAAGATTCTGAAGATTCATACAATAAACTACCATTATTAGCCAACCAAATTTCCATTTATCTGAACAGGCAGGATCTCATTCTGGGAGCTTCTCAGTTTACGAAAAATATCCTTACCCCAAGGCTTGGTAAAAATGGGCCAAGTAATATTGATCAATACAAAGATATTGTGTCTATCATCGACTGTACGTTTGTAAAAGATGATCTGCTGAACAGCTTTAAATATGAAGTTGGAAATCACTGGGGATATCTTTCCAGTTCACAGGTACAGAATGATATCTTTCAGAATTTATACGGAATAGACAGAAATTTAATTACCAACAGATCAAAAGATAACGAAAATATTTTCACAATTATTTCTTAA
- a CDS encoding aspartate kinase has product MKIFKFGGASVKDAESVKNVSMVLKSQGFAKCLLVISAMGKTTNELEKVVELYFKKDNYQTEIEKIKRKHIEIAEGLFPENHAVFAEINLFFDDIDSFLRRNKSPNYNFVYDQVVSCGEMISTKILSEYLNEIQFTNQWLDARDYVKTDNSYREGTVDWARTEEFISNLNPEICYVTQGFIGSDDNNFTVTLGREGSDYSAAIFAYCLNADAMTIWKDVPGVMTGDPRKFKDVSLLSNISYEEAIEMAYYGASVIHPKTLQPLQQKNIPFYVKSFVDPTKEGTKVGASDKNQQEESYILKENQDLLKISTRDFSFIAEDHMSLIFGFLSKYKIKVSLMQNSAISLALCLEDKFNHIDELNEELQKIFKTEAIKNVSLFTVRNAKMDHIDKFYHEKNVLLEQISKNTLQMVTQ; this is encoded by the coding sequence ATGAAAATTTTCAAGTTTGGTGGAGCATCTGTAAAAGATGCCGAAAGTGTGAAAAACGTGTCTATGGTTCTAAAAAGCCAGGGATTTGCCAAATGCTTGCTGGTAATTTCAGCAATGGGCAAAACGACGAATGAGTTGGAAAAAGTTGTAGAACTTTATTTCAAAAAGGATAACTATCAAACTGAGATTGAAAAGATAAAACGAAAACACATTGAGATTGCGGAAGGGCTTTTTCCTGAAAATCATGCGGTTTTTGCTGAAATCAATCTCTTTTTTGATGATATTGATTCTTTTTTAAGAAGAAATAAGTCTCCTAACTACAACTTTGTGTACGATCAGGTGGTAAGCTGTGGAGAAATGATTTCTACAAAAATTCTGAGCGAATATCTGAATGAAATTCAATTTACGAATCAGTGGCTGGATGCCAGAGATTATGTAAAAACGGATAATTCATACAGAGAAGGTACGGTAGACTGGGCAAGAACGGAAGAATTTATCTCTAATCTTAATCCAGAAATCTGCTATGTAACGCAGGGATTCATTGGTTCTGACGACAATAATTTTACGGTGACGTTAGGAAGAGAGGGCTCTGACTACTCTGCTGCTATTTTTGCTTACTGCTTAAATGCTGATGCGATGACCATCTGGAAAGATGTACCCGGAGTAATGACCGGAGATCCGAGAAAATTCAAGGATGTATCTCTTCTTTCTAATATTTCATACGAAGAAGCGATTGAAATGGCGTATTACGGAGCTAGCGTTATTCACCCGAAAACATTGCAGCCGCTACAACAAAAAAATATTCCTTTTTATGTAAAATCTTTCGTGGATCCTACTAAAGAAGGAACAAAAGTAGGTGCTTCCGACAAAAACCAACAGGAAGAATCTTATATTTTAAAAGAAAATCAGGATCTTTTGAAAATCTCAACAAGAGACTTCTCTTTTATTGCAGAAGATCATATGAGCTTAATTTTCGGATTTTTATCTAAATATAAGATCAAAGTTTCACTAATGCAGAATTCTGCGATCTCCCTGGCGCTGTGCCTTGAGGATAAGTTTAATCATATTGATGAGCTCAACGAAGAGCTTCAAAAAATTTTTAAAACCGAAGCGATTAAAAATGTATCTTTATTCACAGTAAGAAATGCGAAGATGGATCACATTGATAAATTTTACCATGAAAAGAATGTATTGTTAGAACAAATTTCTAAGAATACGCTTCAAATGGTAACACAATAA
- the fbp gene encoding class 1 fructose-bisphosphatase, translated as MSNQPLQTLGEFLIDKQDDFQYSTGEFSRLLSAIRLASKVVNREVNKAGIVDITGAAGNQNVQGEEQQKLDVIANEIFITALSQREVVCGIASEENDDFIDIKCGENGHLSKYVVLIDPLDGSSNIDVNVSVGTIFSIYRRVTEPGTPVQLEDFLQKGINQIAAGYVIYGSSTMIVYTTGNGVNGFTLDPSLGTYYLSHPNMTFPKTGKIYSINEGNYIKFPQGVKNYLKYCQMEEGDRPYTSRYIGSLVADFHRNMLKGGIYIYPSYSQAPNGKLRLLYECNPMAFLAEQAGAKATDGFRRILEIEPTELHQRIPFFCGSIEMVEKAEEFMRIDSVK; from the coding sequence ATGTCAAATCAACCATTACAGACTTTAGGAGAATTTCTTATAGATAAGCAGGACGATTTTCAGTATTCTACAGGTGAATTCTCTCGTCTTCTAAGTGCAATAAGATTGGCTTCGAAAGTGGTAAACAGAGAAGTAAATAAAGCCGGGATTGTAGATATTACAGGCGCTGCCGGAAACCAAAACGTTCAGGGAGAAGAGCAGCAGAAATTAGACGTTATTGCTAATGAAATTTTTATTACGGCTTTGTCTCAAAGAGAGGTTGTTTGTGGTATTGCTTCTGAAGAAAATGATGATTTTATCGACATCAAATGCGGTGAGAATGGTCATTTAAGCAAATATGTAGTACTGATCGATCCTTTGGACGGATCTTCTAACATTGACGTTAATGTTTCTGTAGGAACTATTTTCTCAATCTACAGAAGAGTTACCGAACCAGGAACTCCGGTACAGTTGGAAGACTTTTTACAAAAAGGAATCAATCAGATTGCGGCTGGATATGTTATTTATGGATCTTCTACCATGATTGTGTATACTACAGGAAACGGAGTAAACGGATTTACACTGGATCCTTCTTTAGGAACGTATTATCTTTCCCACCCGAATATGACTTTCCCAAAAACAGGAAAAATCTATTCTATCAACGAAGGGAATTACATCAAATTCCCTCAGGGAGTTAAAAATTATCTTAAATATTGCCAGATGGAAGAAGGAGATCGTCCTTATACTTCAAGATATATCGGTTCTTTGGTAGCAGATTTCCACAGAAACATGCTGAAAGGAGGAATTTATATTTATCCGTCATACTCACAGGCTCCGAATGGTAAATTAAGACTTTTATACGAATGTAATCCTATGGCCTTCCTTGCAGAACAGGCTGGAGCGAAAGCAACCGATGGATTCAGGAGAATTCTTGAAATAGAACCTACGGAACTTCACCAGAGAATTCCTTTCTTCTGCGGAAGTATTGAAATGGTAGAAAAAGCTGAAGAATTTATGCGTATCGACAGCGTGAAATAA
- a CDS encoding bacteriocin-like protein, giving the protein MKNLKKIKRGELKTIKGGRPPLGCNSWNPVAMCCRSWGPDYCGQTTCPDSPPPLC; this is encoded by the coding sequence ATGAAAAATCTAAAAAAAATCAAAAGAGGAGAATTAAAAACCATCAAAGGAGGAAGACCACCTCTTGGATGTAACAGCTGGAATCCAGTGGCTATGTGCTGCAGATCATGGGGACCAGATTACTGTGGCCAGACTACATGTCCGGATTCGCCACCACCATTATGCTAA
- a CDS encoding oleate hydratase, with translation MSTINSKFDKVLNASDQFGKVNHEPDSSKEVQINTPEKTMPFSDQIGNYQRNKGIPLQSYENSKIYIVGSGIAGMSAAYYFIRDGRVPGKNIIFLDQLNVEGGSLDGAGNAKDGYIIRGGREMDMTYENLWDMFQDIPALELPAPYSVLDEYRLINDNDPNYSKARLIHNQGQIQDFSKFGLEKKDQLAIVKLLLKKKEELDDLTIEDYFSQSFLNSNFWFFWRSMFAFENWHSLLELKLYMHRFLHAIDGMKDFSCLVFPKYNQYDTYVTPLKNFLVEKGVQIQFNTLVKDLDIHINTEGKTVEGIITEQNGEEVRIPIGKDDYVIVTTGSMTESTFYGDNNTVPEVTIDNSSAGQSAGWKLWKNLAAKSEVFGKPEKFCSHIEKSSWESATLTCRPSAFTEKLKELCVNDPYSGRTATGGIITITDSNWVMSFTCNRQPHFPTQPDDILVVWVYALLMDKEGNYIKKPMPQCTGNEILAELCYHLGMTDQLDNVIENTIVRTAFMPYITSMFMPRAMGDRPRVVPEGCNNLGLVGQFVETNNDVVFTMESSVRTARIAVYNLLNLNKQVPDINPLQYDIRHLLKAAQALNDYKPFLGEGILRKILKGTYFEHILVNRPEEKEEHESFLTRFQEWIKGVKD, from the coding sequence TCAAAATTCGACAAAGTTTTAAATGCCTCTGACCAGTTCGGGAAAGTAAACCACGAACCGGATTCAAGTAAAGAAGTTCAGATTAACACTCCTGAAAAAACAATGCCTTTCTCCGATCAGATCGGAAACTATCAACGTAATAAAGGTATTCCTTTACAATCTTACGAAAACAGTAAAATCTATATTGTAGGAAGCGGAATTGCAGGAATGTCTGCCGCTTATTATTTCATCCGTGATGGCCGTGTTCCCGGCAAAAACATTATTTTCCTTGACCAATTAAATGTTGAAGGCGGATCTTTGGATGGCGCCGGTAATGCTAAAGACGGTTACATCATTCGTGGAGGAAGAGAAATGGATATGACTTATGAGAATTTATGGGATATGTTCCAGGATATTCCCGCTTTGGAACTGCCTGCACCATACAGTGTCTTGGATGAATACCGACTCATCAATGACAATGACCCGAATTATTCTAAAGCAAGACTGATTCACAATCAGGGACAGATCCAGGATTTCAGTAAATTCGGTCTTGAGAAAAAAGATCAGCTGGCGATTGTAAAACTTTTACTAAAGAAAAAAGAAGAGCTTGATGATCTTACAATTGAAGATTATTTTTCTCAATCTTTCCTCAACAGTAATTTCTGGTTCTTCTGGCGTTCTATGTTTGCTTTCGAAAACTGGCACAGCTTACTGGAACTGAAACTGTATATGCACAGGTTTCTCCACGCAATAGACGGAATGAAAGACTTCTCATGTCTGGTTTTCCCAAAATACAACCAATATGACACCTATGTAACTCCATTGAAAAACTTCCTGGTAGAAAAAGGGGTACAGATCCAGTTTAATACATTGGTAAAAGATCTTGACATCCATATCAATACGGAAGGAAAAACAGTAGAAGGAATTATCACTGAACAAAACGGAGAAGAAGTAAGAATTCCGATTGGTAAAGATGATTACGTTATTGTAACTACCGGATCAATGACGGAAAGCACCTTCTACGGAGACAACAATACCGTTCCTGAAGTCACGATTGACAATAGCAGTGCAGGACAAAGTGCAGGATGGAAACTGTGGAAAAATCTTGCTGCAAAATCTGAAGTATTCGGGAAACCGGAAAAATTCTGCAGCCACATTGAAAAATCTTCATGGGAATCTGCTACATTAACATGTCGCCCTTCTGCTTTCACAGAGAAACTGAAAGAACTATGTGTGAATGACCCTTATTCCGGAAGAACTGCTACAGGAGGTATTATTACCATTACAGACTCTAATTGGGTGATGAGCTTTACCTGCAACAGACAGCCACACTTCCCTACTCAGCCGGATGATATCCTTGTAGTATGGGTATATGCTTTACTGATGGATAAAGAAGGTAATTACATTAAAAAACCAATGCCTCAGTGTACCGGAAACGAAATTCTTGCTGAATTATGTTACCATCTTGGAATGACAGATCAACTGGATAACGTTATAGAAAATACCATTGTACGTACAGCATTCATGCCTTATATAACCTCTATGTTTATGCCAAGAGCAATGGGAGACCGTCCGAGAGTGGTTCCTGAAGGATGTAATAACTTAGGTCTTGTAGGACAGTTTGTAGAAACCAATAATGATGTCGTATTCACTATGGAAAGTTCTGTGAGAACGGCAAGAATAGCAGTTTACAATCTTTTGAATCTTAATAAGCAGGTTCCGGATATCAATCCATTACAATATGATATCAGACATTTATTAAAAGCGGCTCAGGCTCTTAATGATTATAAACCTTTCTTAGGAGAAGGAATTTTAAGAAAAATATTAAAAGGAACTTATTTTGAGCACATTCTGGTCAACCGCCCTGAAGAAAAAGAAGAACATGAATCTTTCTTAACCAGATTTCAGGAATGGATAAAGGGAGTAAAAGATTAA